A single region of the Leishmania panamensis strain MHOM/PA/94/PSC-1 chromosome 21 sequence genome encodes:
- a CDS encoding hypothetical protein (TriTrypDB/GeneDB-style sysID: LpmP.21.1670) encodes MNRYYAHYYDPTAVRLRSPFCYPNDDVPLHSAGHHRDVGSAEWPTPSDLPLPSTFPMPPHVLPQPSLSTISASATEATAGCMAAPQHGWPMPPPLSYPPPPPPPWWFYGSPQLALSPSSSGSSSSSRKGSGYSSSSSCASARLATSPSRHPLSGVLFRQSVPAYEETAAPSRRGVPVPAGSVVTPIAAAPRRDAGGCRAEHQHPAVSSGSRCAATHTGGTDRAARQPARLFSGSSVATTRRAATRATNSAPPQGVERRVYASSSRSSDLERAANVKAVRAAPQRRSAALGIQPDQSEEYEEEVVSRNGCGSAAARMQHALSSAEAYLAKMEHLYRQLRHRYEEVVLSPEKMMRCSADITGTEGTEEKQHPRTVIAATTRATRDPQEKGRLHPLQRTLSPPTHLQPAAPMPHTAQPVSPILSAVHPPPVEVSPSLLPSSSATSATALRHELQLLESQWQRLEELKRYGGSATTTAVAPPSTPSPSATAAAMDEDRFTRHRFLQLIRDRKQLLMSVA; translated from the coding sequence atGAATCGCTACTATGCGCACTACTACGACCCTACTGCAGTAAGACTGCGATCTCCTTTCTGTTACCCAAACGATGATGTCCCGCTGCACTCAGCGGGACACCACAGAGACGTGGGAAGCGCGGAGTGGCCAACGCCAAGTGAcctgcctcttccctctacGTTTCCAATGCCACCGCACGTGCTGCCACAGCCATCACTGTCAACGATCTCTGCGTCAGCAACGGAAGCTACCGCAGGGTGCAtggctgcaccgcagcacggGTGGCCAATGCCACCTCCACTTTCATAccccccgccaccgccaccgccatggTGGTTTTATGGGTCACCCCAGCTCGCActctcgccctcttcgtCGGGCTCCTCTTCGAGTAGTCGTAAAGGCAGCGGGTATTCTTCATCGTCGTCATGTGCGTCAGCGAGATTGGCCACGTCACCTTCACGACATCCGCTGTCAGGCGTTCTATTCCGGCAGTCTGTGCCCGCGTATGAGGAGACAGCCGCTCCGTCGCGGCGCGGTGTGCCGGTTCCCGCAGGCTCTGTAGTGACACCAatcgcagccgcaccgcgGCGTGACGCTggtggctgccgcgcagAACATCAACACCCCGCTGTCTCATCCggctctcgctgcgctgcgacCCATACGGGTGGTACCGACAGAGCGGCACGGCAGCCGGCGAGGCTGTTCTCTGGGTCGTcggtcgccaccaccaggaGGGCTGCAACTAGGGCAACTAACTCCGCCCCACCACAAGGGGTAGAACGTCGGGTATATGCgtcgagcagcaggagcagtgACCTAGAGCGAGCGGCGAATGTAAAGGCAGTGCGAGCCGCGCCTCAGCGCAGGAGCGCTGCGCTTGGCATTCAGCCTGACCAGTCTGAAGAgtatgaggaggaggtcgtgTCAAGGAACGgttgcggcagcgccgccgctcgtaTGCAGCACGCCTTGAGCTCTGCAGAAGCCTATCTGGCCAAAATGGAGCACCTTTACCGTCAGTTGCGGCACCGCTACGAGGAAGTGGTCCTGTCGCCGGAAAAGATgatgaggtgcagcgccgacatCACCGGCACCGAGGGGAccgaggagaagcagcacccacgcactgTGATCGCGGCAACGACTAGGGCGACCAGAGATCCGCAGGAGAAGGGACGGTTGCATCCGCTGCAGCGAACACTTTCGCCGCCGACGCACCTGCAACCAGCCGCGCCCATGCCACATACTGCACAACCTGTGTCCCCTATCCTGTCGGCTGTGCACCCGCCGCCCGTCGAAGTGTCACCGTCTCTGTTGCCGTCGTCATCAGCGACCTCCGCAACAGCACTGAGGCACGAGCTACAGCTCTTAGAgtcgcagtggcagcggctggaAGAGCTGAAGCGATACGGAGGCAGTgccacgacgacggcagtCGCACCGCCTTCCACGCCGTCACcatcagcgacagcggcagcgatggacGAAGATCGCTTCACACGCCACCGTTTCCTGCAGCTGATACGGGATCGCAAGCAACTGCTGATGTCGGTTGCATAG